Genomic window (Natronospira proteinivora):
GGGGCCTTCGCCCCAGTTTCTGGATACGGCCGGACAGTCCGTGGCAGTCGATGGTGATGATCCGGCCCAGCTGGCCGCTATCCTGGAAAGCCTCTGTTTTCTGATCAAGGTGAATCTGGACACCATGGAGACCCTGGCCGGGCCGATTGAGAAGCTGATTGTGGCCGGTGGCCTGAGCCGTAGCCGCCCCCTCTGCCAACGCCTGGGCCAGTTGATGGACCGCCCCCTCTATCGTCTGGAGAACCCGGAAGCCACCCTGGTGGGTCTATGGTCCCAGCTGGCCGGCCCCGAGCAGCCTCGAACGGGTGAGCGCGTGGAAAGTGATCGTCCGGATCCCCACTTGCAGGCACGCTTTCAGCATTGGCATCAAGCCCTGGAGTCGGTCTTGTCTGGCAGGAAATGAATTTTTTGATTATGTAGGAGCCTAGAGCGTGGAGCAGAATGAGAAAATCATTGAAAAGCAGGCCATAGAGCTCGCTCGGGCTAGGAAAAAAGAGATCGCCAGGAAATGGACCGATCCCGAGCGGTTTCCACCTGAGGAAGAGCCGGTATCTGTCTTCATGGCTGGCTGTCCTGGTGCCGGGAAAACCGAGGCCTCGATAGAGCTACTTGAAAGCTTGGACGGGAATGGAAGCCCCATCATTCGGATCGACCCCGACGAGCTACGGGATGAGTTTCCGGGCTATACGGGAGGTAACTCGTGGCTTTTCCAGGCAGGGGTCTCAATTCTTGTTGAGAAGATCCATGACCTCGCCTTGAAGCAGAAGCAGAGTTTTCTTCTCGATGGCACATTGACCAACTATAGGATAGCGGAGCAGAACGTGAAACGCTCTTTGAAGAAGGGGCGGTTCGTACAGATCCTTTATGTCTACCAGGAGCCGAAGCTCGCCTGGGAGTTTGTGAAAGCCCGGGAGCAAAAGGAAGGGCGAAATATACGTCCTGAGGATTTCGTCCGCCAGTATTTTGCGGCACGGGAGGTCGTAAATCGCCTCAAAGGCGAGCTGGGAAAGGAACTGCGAGTCGATTTGCTGGTCAAGGACCATGACGGGTCTCACAAGGCGTACAAGGCCGGGATCGACAAGATTGACAACCACCTCCCTGAAAAATATGATCCCGAATCCTTGGAAAAGCTTCTCGGCCTCCGCTAGAGTCAACAGTATGTTCGGAACAAAGAAAAAAGCCGTCGGATCCACCCGTTTTTCGGATTTCATCCGGAACGCCTCGGCGCGCGAGAAGAAAAAGCTCTATGAGAAAGTGCTGGAGCGGGCTTCAGAGCGCCAGCGCCGTGTAATCGAGGGCGCTTCAGAGGGCTAGCTCCTGTTGCCCTCTTGGTCCCTTGGTCACACTCTGCTCACCTCTGTCTGTCTTACCCCACGTCCTATCCGAGCGCTGCAGGCCGCGTGCGGTGAAATTCCCTACTCGTTGAGCAGATAAACTTGCACGGTCCGTTGGGAGCGACTACTCTGCATCATAATCGATGATGCAGATGAGACCGTAGCGCCCATGGCCGCAACACCTCTTAACCAGATCGCAGAAATCCTGCCCGGCTACCCGTTTCGCGGGGCGCTGAAGGCGCAGGCGGATGGCAATGCCTGGGCGGTTCAGGTGCGACATGTCTCGTCGCGGGAGTGGGTCAGCATGGATTCTGCGGCCCGGGTTGTGGGTGGGGAGGCGCTGGATCGGGTGCAGTTGGGTGGCCGCCGGCGGCCGGATTACCTGCAGCCGGGGGATGTGCTCTTTATGGCGCGTGGCCCTCGCAATGGGGCTGTTCTGATTGAGGAGGTCCCCGAGGCGACGGTCTGCACTCCGCATTTCTTTCTCATCCGCCTGAAGCCAGGATCGGATGACATCGTTGATCCGGGCTTTCTCGTCTGGCAGCTCAATCACGGCGAGGGGCGGGCGGCCATTGCCGCGGGTCGGCAGGGCTCGCTGATGCCCAGTGTGCCTAAGACCGAGCTGGCCGCTATCCGCCTGCACCTGCCGCCCCTGGCCCGACAGCGC
Coding sequences:
- a CDS encoding zeta toxin family protein; its protein translation is MEQNEKIIEKQAIELARARKKEIARKWTDPERFPPEEEPVSVFMAGCPGAGKTEASIELLESLDGNGSPIIRIDPDELRDEFPGYTGGNSWLFQAGVSILVEKIHDLALKQKQSFLLDGTLTNYRIAEQNVKRSLKKGRFVQILYVYQEPKLAWEFVKAREQKEGRNIRPEDFVRQYFAAREVVNRLKGELGKELRVDLLVKDHDGSHKAYKAGIDKIDNHLPEKYDPESLEKLLGLR